The following proteins are encoded in a genomic region of Paenibacillus sp. FSL H3-0469:
- a CDS encoding DNA ligase, protein MPRGRTPAPAARPAGSLQLQPVTPFEPVLASVLPSGAQWIAQIKWDGVRMISYYDGSHAELINRRGNRRTLQYPELAGSESYCRAGSFILDGEVIALSGGKPSFHEVMRRDSLKNESAIRAVQPQVPVLYMVFDMLYCDGIWLLDEPLGRRQEILKERLLPHPHVQQVPSYPDPAQLLAAARQGSLEGIVCKDLDSTYVPGGKDKRWQKLKIISDVTAVAGGVTFRDGIVNALLFGLYDDAGELHYIGHAGAGRMTVQDWRTLTARIPELVTEHMPFAALPQRSSGSVWIKPELVFKLHYLEWNPSGTFRQPVIQAQVDLPAHSCSLSQRGF, encoded by the coding sequence GTGCCTAGGGGACGGACTCCTGCACCTGCTGCAAGGCCCGCCGGTTCCCTTCAGCTTCAGCCCGTCACTCCGTTTGAGCCTGTGCTGGCCTCTGTGCTTCCAAGTGGAGCACAGTGGATCGCCCAGATCAAATGGGACGGCGTGCGGATGATCTCCTATTACGACGGGAGCCATGCCGAACTGATTAACCGCCGGGGCAACCGGCGCACCCTCCAGTATCCCGAGCTGGCCGGATCAGAGAGCTATTGCCGGGCCGGCTCCTTCATTCTGGATGGCGAGGTCATTGCGCTCAGCGGCGGCAAGCCCTCCTTCCATGAGGTTATGCGGCGGGACAGCCTGAAGAACGAATCGGCGATCCGGGCAGTGCAGCCGCAGGTTCCGGTGTTGTATATGGTTTTTGATATGCTATACTGTGACGGCATCTGGCTGCTGGACGAACCGCTTGGCAGGCGGCAGGAGATACTGAAGGAGAGACTGCTTCCCCATCCCCATGTACAGCAGGTGCCGAGCTACCCTGACCCCGCCCAGCTCCTCGCTGCGGCGCGGCAGGGGAGTCTGGAGGGGATCGTCTGCAAGGATCTGGACAGCACTTATGTGCCGGGCGGCAAGGACAAACGCTGGCAGAAACTCAAGATCATCTCTGATGTCACTGCTGTCGCCGGGGGCGTCACCTTCCGTGACGGCATCGTGAATGCACTGCTCTTCGGCCTGTATGATGATGCCGGGGAGTTGCATTATATCGGGCATGCCGGGGCGGGCAGAATGACCGTCCAGGACTGGCGGACGCTGACCGCAAGAATTCCGGAACTTGTCACAGAGCATATGCCGTTTGCTGCACTTCCGCAGCGAAGCTCAGGCTCCGTTTGGATTAAGCCTGAGCTGGTGTTTAAGCTGCATTACCTGGAATGGAATCCCTCCGGCACCTTCCGCCAGCCCGTGATTCAGGCTCAGGTCGATCTGCCCGCACACTCTTGTTCCTTAAGCCAGAGGGGGTTCTAG
- a CDS encoding Ku protein, with the protein MHTVWKGAISFGLVHVPVKMFSATEDKDISLRYIHKECGSPLSYVRKCPVCDKEVTWEEIGKGYEYEKGKFVLFDKEELDQLSEESSKSITILDFVDLTEIDPIYFQKTYYLSPDQAGANAYRLLMEAMRQTGKIGIAKISIRSKSSLAAIRVLADCLAIETIYYPDEVRPVSQVPGLPEPGSVNDKELDMAKLLISQLSTPFEPAKYTDDYRQRMLDLITHKIAGEEFHIAPARQENNVIDLMAALQASIEAVQHIPSDPGPAKGGSGAKPRTAAGAKKRPAKAAAAATSTDTTAAPVVDDATGPIPVIAPKPKRRSAKSKVTGA; encoded by the coding sequence ATGCATACCGTTTGGAAAGGAGCCATCAGCTTCGGGCTTGTGCATGTTCCGGTCAAGATGTTCTCCGCTACGGAGGATAAAGACATCTCGCTGCGCTACATCCACAAAGAATGCGGCAGTCCGCTGTCTTATGTACGTAAATGTCCTGTCTGTGACAAGGAGGTCACCTGGGAGGAGATCGGCAAGGGGTACGAATATGAGAAGGGCAAGTTTGTCCTGTTCGACAAGGAGGAGCTGGATCAGCTAAGCGAGGAGAGCAGCAAGAGCATCACCATCCTCGATTTCGTGGATTTGACGGAGATTGACCCGATTTATTTCCAGAAGACCTACTATTTATCGCCCGATCAGGCAGGCGCCAATGCCTACCGTCTACTGATGGAGGCTATGCGTCAGACCGGAAAGATCGGTATTGCCAAGATCTCTATCCGCTCCAAAAGCAGTCTGGCCGCCATCCGCGTCCTGGCGGACTGTCTGGCGATTGAGACGATCTATTACCCGGACGAGGTCCGTCCCGTATCGCAGGTCCCGGGCCTGCCGGAGCCGGGAAGTGTGAACGACAAAGAGCTGGATATGGCCAAGCTGCTGATCTCACAGCTGTCCACCCCGTTCGAGCCTGCCAAATATACCGATGATTACCGCCAGCGGATGCTTGATCTGATTACGCATAAGATTGCAGGAGAGGAGTTCCATATTGCTCCGGCCCGCCAGGAGAACAATGTCATCGATCTAATGGCCGCACTGCAGGCCAGTATCGAGGCTGTGCAGCATATTCCTTCCGATCCCGGGCCCGCCAAAGGAGGCAGCGGGGCTAAGCCGAGGACTGCTGCCGGTGCGAAGAAACGTCCGGCCAAGGCCGCTGCCGCCGCGACTTCAACCGATACAACTGCCGCTCCGGTTGTAGATGATGCCACCGGACCGATTCCGGTGATTGCCCCGAAGCCGAAGCGCAGAAGCGCGAAGAGCAAGGTCACCGGTGCCTAG
- a CDS encoding H-type small acid-soluble spore protein — MDITRAQDIYASKDKIAVHLDGEPVWIEHVDSANGMATVQVGSRPANTQTVGVERLEEQGK; from the coding sequence ATGGATATAACACGTGCGCAGGATATTTACGCTTCCAAGGACAAAATCGCGGTGCATCTTGATGGAGAACCAGTGTGGATTGAGCATGTTGATTCCGCTAACGGCATGGCAACGGTTCAGGTAGGCTCCCGGCCGGCGAATACGCAGACTGTTGGTGTTGAGCGGCTGGAGGAGCAGGGGAAGTAG
- a CDS encoding multidrug resistance efflux transporter family protein — translation MRPILLGVCSALFFAVTFVLNRRMELAGGSWAWSASLRYLFTLPLLLVIVAGRGKLKPLLAAMRERPGAWLLWGTVGFGLFYAPICFAAAYAPGWLTAGTWQITIISGSLLAPFFGEWVSGPGGQVYIRGKIPLRGLLLSLIILAGVALLQVEQVRQLALSQVLLGIVPVLIASFAYPLGNRKMMELCGGQLDVFQRILGMTLASLPFWLAVALYGMADTGLPSSPQVGQSVIVALSSGIVATVLFFRATDLVRDNMGSLAAVEATQSLEVLFALLGEMLLLASPLPSLLSWAGIAVIIGGMVLHSLFSRHPGKPAAVQAASRD, via the coding sequence GTGCGTCCGATATTGCTGGGTGTGTGCTCGGCGCTGTTTTTTGCAGTGACGTTTGTGCTGAACCGGAGGATGGAGCTTGCGGGAGGAAGCTGGGCCTGGAGCGCCTCGCTGCGGTATTTGTTCACGCTTCCGCTGCTGCTGGTTATTGTAGCCGGGAGAGGAAAGCTGAAGCCGCTGCTGGCTGCGATGAGAGAACGGCCGGGGGCTTGGCTGCTGTGGGGCACTGTCGGGTTCGGCCTGTTCTACGCGCCCATCTGCTTCGCCGCTGCCTATGCACCGGGCTGGCTGACAGCGGGAACGTGGCAAATCACAATTATCTCCGGTTCCCTGCTGGCTCCGTTCTTCGGAGAATGGGTCAGCGGACCGGGGGGACAAGTATACATAAGAGGTAAAATCCCGCTGCGCGGGCTGCTCCTCTCCCTGATTATTCTCGCCGGAGTAGCGCTGCTGCAAGTGGAACAGGTGCGGCAGCTTGCCCTATCCCAGGTCCTGCTCGGCATTGTCCCGGTACTTATCGCTTCCTTCGCTTATCCGCTCGGAAACCGTAAAATGATGGAGCTGTGCGGCGGCCAGCTGGATGTATTCCAGCGGATTCTTGGCATGACGCTCGCCAGCCTGCCCTTCTGGCTGGCTGTTGCTCTGTATGGGATGGCAGATACAGGACTTCCCTCCTCCCCGCAGGTAGGACAATCAGTCATTGTTGCACTCAGTTCGGGAATTGTGGCTACGGTGCTGTTTTTCCGGGCTACCGATCTGGTCCGGGATAACATGGGCAGTCTGGCAGCCGTGGAAGCGACCCAGTCACTGGAGGTGTTGTTCGCCTTGCTGGGGGAGATGCTCCTGCTGGCCTCGCCGCTGCCGTCCCTGCTCTCTTGGGCAGGGATTGCGGTCATTATTGGCGGAATGGTGCTGCATAGCCTATTCTCCCGGCATCCGGGGAAGCCTGCGGCGGTTCAAGCGGCCTCGAGGGACTAA
- the tsaE gene encoding tRNA (adenosine(37)-N6)-threonylcarbamoyltransferase complex ATPase subunit type 1 TsaE has translation MFTYRSFSLQDTEALAAAIAAASSAGMVIGLDGDLGAGKTAFSQCYARHLGVEGIVNSPTFTIIKEYEGRLPLYHMDVYRISLQEADELGLEEYFYGQGVSLVEWSRIITDLMPPRHLHIELKTAGPDEREITVTGIGEPYGEVCRMLIQKWGKET, from the coding sequence GTGTTTACCTACCGTTCATTCAGCCTTCAGGATACGGAGGCACTTGCCGCCGCCATCGCTGCCGCGTCATCGGCGGGGATGGTTATCGGACTTGACGGGGATCTGGGTGCGGGCAAAACGGCGTTCTCGCAGTGCTATGCGCGCCATTTGGGTGTGGAAGGTATTGTGAATAGCCCTACTTTTACCATTATCAAAGAGTATGAAGGACGTCTGCCGCTGTATCATATGGATGTATACCGGATATCGCTGCAGGAAGCGGACGAGCTGGGGCTGGAAGAGTATTTCTATGGTCAGGGCGTGAGTCTGGTGGAATGGAGCCGAATCATCACTGATCTGATGCCGCCGCGGCATCTCCATATAGAGCTGAAGACCGCCGGCCCGGATGAACGGGAGATTACGGTGACCGGAATCGGAGAGCCTTACGGCGAAGTGTGCCGGATGCTGATCCAGAAGTGGGGTAAAGAAACATGA
- the tsaB gene encoding tRNA (adenosine(37)-N6)-threonylcarbamoyltransferase complex dimerization subunit type 1 TsaB: protein MTNSNNEPRKRFLALDTSTAVLGVAVTCGGELLHEINASGERNHSVHLLPIIEQALQASATTADTIGGISVGIGPGSYTGTRIAVTAAKTLAWAWNVPVTGVSSLHALAWGGYHAASALGAAGTDWIIPLIDARRGQAYTAVFAADGDKPPRRLAPDAIRLMADWVQELAVQLKEAAAEGNLPETLWFVGETALHGSADMLAPLMEAANVQALPYELEGRWTGLLAEAGLYEESGDLHTLIPNYTQLSEAEANLRRSSEGSLNTR from the coding sequence ATGACGAACTCGAATAATGAGCCGCGTAAGCGGTTTTTGGCGCTGGATACATCTACGGCAGTTCTGGGAGTGGCCGTGACTTGCGGCGGGGAGCTGCTGCATGAGATTAATGCTTCCGGGGAGCGGAACCATTCGGTTCATCTGCTGCCTATTATTGAGCAGGCGCTTCAGGCGTCTGCGACGACGGCTGATACAATCGGCGGAATCTCGGTCGGGATCGGCCCGGGCTCCTATACCGGAACACGGATCGCTGTGACCGCAGCGAAGACGCTGGCCTGGGCCTGGAACGTTCCGGTTACCGGCGTATCCAGCCTGCATGCGCTGGCCTGGGGCGGATACCATGCGGCTTCTGCGCTTGGCGCGGCAGGAACAGACTGGATCATTCCGCTGATCGATGCCCGGCGGGGACAGGCGTACACCGCTGTATTCGCGGCGGACGGGGACAAGCCGCCCCGGCGGCTGGCACCGGATGCTATCCGGCTGATGGCCGACTGGGTGCAGGAGCTGGCGGTACAGCTGAAGGAAGCCGCAGCTGAAGGCAATCTGCCGGAGACCCTGTGGTTCGTAGGCGAGACGGCGCTGCACGGAAGTGCGGATATGCTGGCTCCGCTGATGGAAGCTGCCAATGTCCAGGCGTTGCCTTATGAGCTGGAAGGACGCTGGACCGGCTTACTGGCGGAAGCGGGCCTTTATGAAGAGAGCGGAGATCTGCATACGCTGATTCCCAATTATACGCAGCTGTCGGAGGCGGAGGCGAATCTGCGCCGCAGCAGCGAAGGGAGCCTGAATACACGATGA
- the rimI gene encoding ribosomal protein S18-alanine N-acetyltransferase, with protein MIEPERRPAQGAELVFRLMRLEDVPAILVIEREAFTMPWTEEAFRNELTHNHFAKYMVMELEGKLIGYAGMWAIVDEAHVTNIALLEAYRGRKWGERLLDELMKTAAYLGMQSITLEVRVSNEVAQNLYRKKGFKPAGTRKGYYSDNREDALIMWADLPEYGEQAVTEGSVDLK; from the coding sequence ATGATCGAACCGGAACGTAGACCAGCTCAGGGGGCTGAGCTTGTTTTTCGCCTGATGCGGCTGGAGGATGTGCCTGCGATTCTTGTGATTGAACGGGAGGCCTTCACCATGCCTTGGACAGAGGAAGCCTTCCGCAACGAGCTGACCCACAATCATTTTGCCAAATATATGGTGATGGAGCTGGAAGGGAAATTAATCGGCTACGCTGGAATGTGGGCGATTGTCGATGAGGCGCATGTCACCAATATTGCACTGCTGGAGGCCTACCGGGGGCGTAAATGGGGCGAGCGGCTGCTGGACGAGCTGATGAAAACGGCGGCTTATCTCGGCATGCAGTCGATCACGCTTGAAGTACGGGTCTCCAATGAGGTGGCCCAGAATTTATACCGCAAAAAAGGCTTCAAGCCTGCCGGTACCCGCAAGGGCTATTATTCGGACAACCGCGAGGATGCGCTCATCATGTGGGCCGATCTGCCGGAGTACGGGGAGCAAGCTGTAACGGAAGGAAGCGTGGACTTGAAATGA
- the tsaD gene encoding tRNA (adenosine(37)-N6)-threonylcarbamoyltransferase complex transferase subunit TsaD translates to MKTDTGAREPVLILAIETSCDETSVAVVKDGCEVLSNIISSQIETHRAFGGVVPEVASRKHVEVITLVIEEALSVAGVRPQELTAVAVTQGPGLVGALLVGVVAAKSLALAWGKPLIGTHHIAGHIYANRLVKELKYPNMTLVVSGGHTELVHMEREGSFRIIGRTRDDAVGEAYDKVARALGFPYPGGPHVDKLAHEAEEAFALPRVWLEPGSYDFSFSGLKSAVLNAVNQSKMKGLVPDVAAIARGFQESVVEVLIEKAIRAVREYHAEQLLLCGGVAANKGLREALIRRCGTEGIELIIPPPVYCTDNAAMIGAAAYVKWRHEGGIQLDMVADPGYSLEKWSVSAY, encoded by the coding sequence ATGAAGACAGACACGGGCGCAAGGGAGCCTGTATTGATTCTGGCGATTGAAACCAGCTGTGACGAGACCTCTGTAGCTGTAGTGAAGGATGGCTGTGAGGTGTTGTCCAATATTATTTCCAGCCAGATTGAGACCCACCGGGCATTCGGGGGAGTGGTGCCTGAGGTGGCCTCCCGCAAGCATGTCGAGGTGATAACGCTGGTCATTGAAGAAGCCTTAAGCGTAGCTGGCGTACGTCCGCAGGAGCTGACGGCAGTGGCAGTAACGCAGGGTCCGGGACTGGTGGGGGCGCTGCTGGTAGGAGTCGTGGCTGCCAAAAGCCTCGCGCTGGCCTGGGGCAAGCCGCTCATCGGCACGCATCATATTGCCGGTCATATCTATGCCAACCGGCTGGTCAAGGAATTGAAGTATCCTAACATGACGCTGGTGGTGTCAGGGGGACATACGGAGCTGGTGCATATGGAGCGGGAAGGAAGCTTCCGGATTATCGGGCGTACCCGTGACGATGCCGTCGGAGAGGCGTATGACAAAGTAGCCCGTGCCCTGGGCTTCCCTTATCCGGGAGGGCCGCATGTGGACAAGCTTGCGCATGAAGCGGAAGAAGCCTTCGCTCTGCCGCGTGTGTGGCTGGAGCCGGGTTCGTATGACTTCAGCTTCAGCGGGCTGAAGTCTGCGGTGCTGAATGCGGTGAATCAGAGCAAGATGAAGGGGCTTGTGCCGGATGTCGCGGCCATTGCGCGCGGCTTCCAGGAATCTGTAGTTGAAGTGTTGATTGAGAAGGCGATCCGTGCCGTCCGTGAATACCACGCGGAGCAGCTTCTGCTCTGCGGAGGGGTAGCGGCAAACAAGGGGCTGCGCGAAGCCCTGATCCGGCGCTGCGGGACAGAGGGGATTGAGCTGATTATCCCTCCTCCCGTGTATTGTACGGATAATGCGGCGATGATCGGTGCCGCAGCTTATGTGAAATGGAGACATGAAGGCGGGATTCAGCTGGATATGGTCGCCGATCCCGGGTATTCGCTGGAGAAATGGTCGGTATCTGCCTATTGA
- a CDS encoding 2-isopropylmalate synthase, whose protein sequence is MIIPVKKRIQIFDTTLRDGEQAPGASLTPEQKIILAGKLADLGVDVMEPGFPVSSPGDFAAVETISRKIQGVEICGFARAVKGDIDAAVRATRDAARRRIHLFISSSDIHLRHQLRMSRPEVVAVAREMTAYARQFCDVVEFTAMDAARTGIDDLIEMVEAVIEEGASIINLPDTVGYALPQEYGEMFRRVRLGARGGDKVIYSAHCHNDLGLAVANSLAAIEGGATQIEVTVNGVGERTGNCALEELVMALETRGDSIGAETGIVLDKLYDTSRMISGAMHFPIAFNKPVVGRNAFQHESGIHQDGLLKDRSTYEIMDPERLGIPRSMIILGKHSGRHALKDRAAKYGIALDSAELDALYESFKETADRQKAVSDDELLRMVSSTTGQQAQVYALGEVQVLAGSAPRRVAAVTVRHLQSGAETTQTSTGDGPLEAIIAAIGQGIAEDIRFDGLELHSLGSGGNAQAEAAVMVEWKDTKFRGTAIHHDIVMAAGIAYIAACNAALLSESEVPAPGAAVNS, encoded by the coding sequence ATGATCATTCCGGTAAAGAAACGAATTCAGATTTTTGATACGACGCTGCGCGATGGCGAGCAGGCCCCGGGAGCCAGTCTTACCCCTGAGCAAAAGATTATTCTGGCCGGCAAGCTGGCGGACCTGGGAGTGGATGTCATGGAGCCGGGGTTCCCTGTATCCAGCCCGGGGGATTTCGCTGCGGTGGAGACGATCTCCCGCAAGATTCAGGGCGTAGAGATCTGCGGCTTCGCACGTGCAGTCAAGGGGGATATCGATGCTGCTGTACGGGCCACCCGGGATGCCGCGCGGCGGCGGATTCATCTGTTCATCTCCTCCTCCGACATCCACCTGCGCCATCAGCTGCGCATGAGCCGCCCTGAGGTAGTAGCGGTTGCCAGAGAGATGACGGCTTATGCCCGCCAGTTCTGCGATGTGGTAGAGTTCACTGCAATGGACGCTGCGCGGACGGGTATCGACGATCTGATCGAGATGGTCGAGGCGGTGATTGAAGAGGGCGCTTCGATTATCAATCTGCCGGACACGGTGGGTTATGCGCTGCCGCAGGAATACGGAGAGATGTTCCGGCGTGTGCGGCTTGGGGCCAGGGGCGGAGACAAGGTCATCTACAGCGCCCACTGCCATAACGATCTGGGCCTCGCCGTAGCGAACAGCCTGGCGGCCATTGAAGGCGGCGCCACACAAATTGAGGTCACGGTCAACGGTGTGGGCGAGCGGACCGGCAACTGTGCGCTGGAGGAGCTGGTCATGGCGCTGGAGACACGCGGAGACTCTATTGGCGCCGAGACTGGAATCGTGCTGGATAAGCTGTATGACACCTCGCGGATGATCAGCGGGGCGATGCATTTCCCGATTGCCTTCAACAAGCCGGTGGTCGGGCGCAATGCCTTCCAGCATGAATCCGGCATCCATCAGGACGGTCTGCTGAAGGACCGCAGCACCTACGAGATTATGGACCCGGAGCGGCTGGGCATCCCGCGCAGCATGATTATTCTCGGCAAGCATTCCGGCCGGCATGCACTGAAGGACCGCGCCGCGAAGTACGGCATCGCCCTGGATTCGGCGGAGCTGGACGCGCTCTACGAATCCTTCAAGGAGACGGCTGACCGCCAGAAGGCCGTCAGCGACGATGAGCTGCTGCGGATGGTCAGCAGCACCACCGGACAGCAGGCGCAGGTCTATGCGCTCGGCGAGGTCCAGGTCCTGGCCGGCAGCGCGCCGCGCCGCGTGGCCGCAGTGACGGTGCGCCATCTGCAGAGCGGCGCAGAGACGACCCAGACCAGCACCGGAGACGGTCCGCTGGAAGCAATCATTGCCGCTATAGGGCAAGGGATTGCCGAGGATATCCGCTTCGACGGGCTGGAGCTGCATTCCCTCGGCAGCGGCGGGAATGCCCAGGCCGAGGCTGCCGTCATGGTGGAGTGGAAGGACACCAAGTTCCGGGGCACGGCCATCCATCACGATATCGTGATGGCCGCAGGCATTGCCTATATCGCCGCCTGCAATGCGGCGCTGCTGTCGGAATCAGAGGTGCCCGCTCCCGGCGCGGCGGTGAACAGCTAG